Below is a window of Allomuricauda ruestringensis DSM 13258 DNA.
TTTTCTTAACATTGGTTTAGTTTAGTTGGTTTAACAAAATTACAGGATTGGTAGTTAAAAAAATCCCAAAATCCTGAATTAGATTGTCCTCTGGTAAAACATTCTGAAAATTAGCCGTGATTTGTTTTATAATCACCTCCTTCTATTCTAAAAGACGTTAAAAAATGAAAAAAACCTTATTGCTACTGTTTTTATTTCCCTTTATAGTTTTTGGCAATACTATTTGGGGGAAAACTGGGCACCGTGTTACCGGACAAATTGCACAAGAATATTTAACAGGAAAGACCAAAAGAGCTTTGAACGATTTGTTGGATGGTCATAGCCTAGCTTTTATTTCCACATTTGCAGATGATATAAAAGCTGACAGGGCCTATTCAAAATATTCGGCATGGCATTATGTCAACTACCCATTGGGTATGCGTTATAGGGATTCGGAGAAAAGTGAATATGGTGATATTGTTACTGCAATTGAGGAATGTATATTTAAAGTAAAGGATAAGAAAAATACGCGGGAGGACCGTATTTTCCATTTAAAAATGTTGGTTCACCTTATTGGGGACCTACACCAACCCATGCATGCGAGTAGGGCAAAGGACAAAGGAGGGAACGACATTCAAGTACAGTGGTTTGGAGAGGGAAGCAATTTACACCGGGTATGGGACAAAAACCTTATCGAATCTTATGGGATGACCTATACGGAACTGGCATCTGAATTGGACGGGGTGAACCGTAAGGAACGTAAAAAAATCCAAGAGGGAACCATTTATGATTGGGTCGATGAATCCCACGAAATATGTGCAGAACTATACGAATCTGTTGAAGTGGGCGATAAACTGGGATACCGTTACTCCTACGATTATAACGATCTATTGTTCCAACAGCTCCAAAAAGGAGGATTGCGGCTGGCCAAGGTCTTGAACGATGTATTCGGGTAAAAGTTTTAGGACTGCAATACCGTTTTCAATTGATTTCTATATTCCGAAGGGTTTTGCCCAGTAAATGCCTTAAAGGACTTATTAAAGTGTGAGAAGTTGTTAAAACCACTGTCATAACACACCTGGGTAATGCTCATGGGCTGCTCTGCCAACAGTTTGGAGGCGTGCACCAATCTATACTCGTTAACAAACTGGGTAAACGTTTTGTGGGTAATTTTTTTAAAGTATCTACAAAAAGAAGGTACCGTCATACTCACTATATCCGCAATTTGTTCCAAGCTAATATCTTCCTTAAAGTTTGCCTTTACATAATTGAAGACAATATTGATACGATCATTGTCCTTTACCTCGGTCTCAATGGAAAATCCTTCGGCGTTCAAAACATTCATTTCGGTGGAGGTGGCTAAAATGTTCAATATATTAAGGATGGACAATAACCTTTGGAAATCTGTCTGGTATTCCAAAATTTCCATTTTCTCACCAACTTTCATTTTGGTCTTTCCAGAAAAGGCGATGCCCCCTTTGGCAACCTCGAACAATTTCTGAATATTTTTCATCTCTGGAATATTGAAAAAATCACTTCCCAGAAAATCCACCTTCATCTGCACCAAAGTCTCACTCTTGTTACCGGTAAGCTTATCGGTAAAGCCACAATGTGGCAAATTGGAACCAATAAGGATGAGGTCACCGTTCCTATAATAAGATACGTGACTGCCTATTTGCCTTTTGCCAGACCCCCCATTCACATAAACCAACTCCAATTCTGGGTGGTAATGCCAACCATTGTTCTTGTTCTCATTGTTTGCATTGAATTTTTGAAACGCGAACGAGTGGCCAAAACTTGGGGCTATTGCTTCAAATGCAGGTTTTTGGATCATTTAGCGCAATTTTTCTCTTTTTATACCATAAAGGTAAAAAACTAATTACCGTGCAAATATCTACAATGTTAACTTAAAGTTATGCTATTTTATCATTAATACTATGTTAAAACACATACCATGTTAATATAGCACATAAACTGGAAAAGATGGTGGTATTTCTGTGCGCCAATGCGACATACATTTGTACTGTAATCTTAAAAAAACGAAGTGTTATGAACGTAGTAAAAAATTTAACAGTAGCAGCAGTCCTTTTGATATCCTCTTTGGGAATGGCTAACGGAAACACAACCGATTTTGGCAAAAAAGTAGTGGCCAAGTACGAGGTTGAAAAGAATTTGGTAAAAGTAAACCTTGACCCTGTATTTGTAAAGAAAGGTCAAAAAATTATGATGAACCTTTTGAACATTTCTAAAGGAAAGGTGCTTTTAAAGGTATACGATAGCGAAGGCAGACTTGTTTTTGATGAAGCTATCGACGGTGACATCG
It encodes the following:
- a CDS encoding S1/P1 nuclease — its product is MKKTLLLLFLFPFIVFGNTIWGKTGHRVTGQIAQEYLTGKTKRALNDLLDGHSLAFISTFADDIKADRAYSKYSAWHYVNYPLGMRYRDSEKSEYGDIVTAIEECIFKVKDKKNTREDRIFHLKMLVHLIGDLHQPMHASRAKDKGGNDIQVQWFGEGSNLHRVWDKNLIESYGMTYTELASELDGVNRKERKKIQEGTIYDWVDESHEICAELYESVEVGDKLGYRYSYDYNDLLFQQLQKGGLRLAKVLNDVFG
- a CDS encoding AraC family transcriptional regulator gives rise to the protein MIQKPAFEAIAPSFGHSFAFQKFNANNENKNNGWHYHPELELVYVNGGSGKRQIGSHVSYYRNGDLILIGSNLPHCGFTDKLTGNKSETLVQMKVDFLGSDFFNIPEMKNIQKLFEVAKGGIAFSGKTKMKVGEKMEILEYQTDFQRLLSILNILNILATSTEMNVLNAEGFSIETEVKDNDRINIVFNYVKANFKEDISLEQIADIVSMTVPSFCRYFKKITHKTFTQFVNEYRLVHASKLLAEQPMSITQVCYDSGFNNFSHFNKSFKAFTGQNPSEYRNQLKTVLQS